One Bartonella kosoyi DNA segment encodes these proteins:
- a CDS encoding mechanosensitive ion channel domain-containing protein, producing MYSFCRKNTHILFLLLGIIVVFNSGAWGNEGARDTIVEQTIASYSVDEIIQKQQLIIENLEENTETLKRDFDRKLEDEHALEELRLRAQDISERALEAAFVLRSPLNEINALLDQLTELNHDVKKLKSSVKEYAYLIEQKAKINRIMLRFEAIFLATNRIAELSISQSRELFKRTLTDRLEFSIPMIKHLIQKTKEASSDFLLLLSSWCGFIFYFKPLQLFLCFLIPLFITLGLSYFSRKILVHVYCHFTKSNEEISYLQRLLIAFISVLLPSLICVLCVYLVLFLFRNFNLDPGKLTTVFNTIGCQIILVFLINRLAVVLLSSNMPHIRLFNVAPSSAYQLVILLTSLGGVLAFDAVFDSIYQIISAPLSLTIAKSFIAVFLVAILLFIIAFIPLRFRRQSFLGEKREAYFWPFYIRIPFIGLGLLLFVLNFLGYVGLARFIMQQIMIGGAFLVLMYLGIKSAQAIGTKGQFMKTTVGHFLMQRFHLEEKTMNQLGIVLSVFLNFFVVVFCAMPIAAQFGFSYSDFKAVLWQSVSGFQIGNMTLSLISLVTGIISFGVCWFLIRRFIDWLDHVVLDHGEFDSGVRNSIKTVISYGGVVLSALTGLSMAGLDLRNFALIAGGLSLGIGFGLQNIVQNFVSGLIILVGRPFKIGDYIESGSVGGVVKRISVRATELETLQRKTIIIPNSSLINNNVSNWTRRNKIGRIDIPVTVSSKVAPEHIVEILLEIASSTEGVLKNPLPQVSFTAFDNKSFSFNLAIYVPNITAPSHVINTLRFILYKRFAEEGILEC from the coding sequence ATGTATTCATTTTGTAGAAAAAATACCCATATACTTTTCCTTCTTTTGGGGATTATCGTTGTTTTTAATTCTGGTGCATGGGGAAATGAGGGCGCGCGCGATACAATTGTCGAACAGACAATAGCTTCTTATTCAGTTGATGAAATTATTCAAAAACAACAGTTGATTATTGAGAATCTTGAAGAAAATACTGAAACTTTAAAAAGAGATTTTGACAGAAAATTAGAAGATGAGCATGCTCTGGAAGAATTGCGCTTACGTGCACAAGATATCAGTGAACGTGCGCTCGAGGCAGCATTTGTTTTGCGTTCTCCTCTTAATGAGATTAATGCACTTCTTGATCAATTAACCGAGCTTAATCATGATGTAAAAAAACTTAAAAGTTCAGTGAAGGAATACGCTTACTTGATAGAGCAAAAAGCTAAAATTAATCGTATTATGCTTCGCTTTGAAGCAATTTTTTTGGCGACAAATAGAATAGCTGAACTTTCTATTTCTCAATCTCGTGAGCTTTTTAAACGCACACTGACCGATAGGCTTGAATTTTCGATACCGATGATTAAACATCTTATCCAGAAAACAAAAGAAGCTTCATCAGATTTTCTTTTGCTGTTGAGTTCTTGGTGTGGTTTTATCTTTTATTTCAAGCCGTTACAGCTTTTTCTTTGCTTTTTGATTCCACTTTTCATCACTTTGGGACTTTCATATTTTTCGCGTAAGATTCTTGTCCATGTATATTGCCATTTTACCAAGTCTAATGAGGAAATATCCTATTTACAACGCTTATTGATCGCCTTTATTTCAGTTCTCCTCCCTTCGCTTATCTGTGTTCTTTGCGTTTATCTTGTTTTGTTTTTGTTTCGTAATTTTAATTTAGATCCAGGTAAGCTTACAACTGTTTTTAATACGATCGGTTGTCAAATCATTTTAGTCTTTTTAATCAATCGCTTAGCAGTTGTTCTTTTATCATCAAATATGCCCCATATACGTCTTTTCAATGTTGCACCATCATCGGCTTATCAATTGGTAATTTTACTCACTTCTTTAGGGGGTGTTTTGGCATTTGATGCTGTTTTTGATAGTATTTATCAAATTATTTCAGCGCCTCTATCTCTGACGATTGCTAAAAGTTTTATTGCTGTTTTTCTTGTTGCGATATTGCTGTTTATAATAGCATTTATCCCTTTGCGCTTTAGACGTCAGTCTTTTCTAGGAGAGAAAAGAGAAGCGTATTTTTGGCCATTTTATATACGCATTCCTTTTATTGGCTTGGGATTATTGCTCTTTGTGTTGAATTTTTTAGGCTATGTTGGTCTCGCGCGTTTTATTATGCAGCAAATTATGATTGGTGGAGCATTTTTAGTTCTCATGTATTTAGGAATAAAAAGCGCTCAAGCAATTGGAACTAAAGGACAATTTATGAAGACAACTGTTGGTCATTTTTTGATGCAGAGGTTTCATTTAGAAGAAAAAACAATGAATCAATTGGGAATTGTTTTAAGCGTTTTTCTCAATTTTTTTGTTGTTGTATTTTGTGCAATGCCAATCGCTGCACAGTTTGGATTTTCCTATTCCGATTTTAAAGCAGTTTTGTGGCAATCGGTGAGCGGTTTTCAGATCGGAAATATGACTCTTTCTTTGATTTCTCTTGTCACAGGAATTATTTCTTTTGGTGTTTGTTGGTTCCTTATTCGCCGATTTATTGATTGGTTAGATCATGTAGTGTTGGACCATGGAGAATTCGATTCTGGTGTCCGTAATTCTATTAAAACAGTGATAAGTTATGGAGGCGTTGTTCTGTCTGCTTTGACAGGATTATCAATGGCAGGTTTGGATCTTAGAAATTTTGCTCTTATTGCTGGAGGCCTTTCACTTGGTATAGGTTTTGGTTTACAGAATATTGTTCAAAACTTTGTCTCTGGACTTATTATTTTAGTTGGAAGACCATTTAAAATAGGAGATTATATAGAGTCCGGATCAGTAGGGGGGGTTGTTAAGCGTATTAGTGTACGCGCAACAGAACTTGAGACTCTTCAGCGTAAAACAATTATTATTCCCAATTCAAGCCTTATTAATAATAACGTTAGTAATTGGACACGACGCAATAAAATAGGAAGAATTGATATTCCGGTGACTGTGTCATCTAAGGTTGCTCCAGAGCATATTGTTGAAATTTTATTAGAGATTGCTTCTTCGACAGAAGGTGTTTTAAAAAATCCTCTCCCACAGGTGAGTTTTACGGCATTTGATAATAAGAGCTTTTCTTTTAATTTAGCTATTTATGTACCTAATATTACCGCACCTTCTCATGTAATTAATACTCTTCGATTTATCTTATATAAGCGTTTTGCTGAGGAAGGAATCTTAGAATGCTGA
- the secD gene encoding protein translocase subunit SecD yields MRTPRWLTTLYCFILLSSIYIALPNLFSHEQVKNSKFLPDTRVALGLDLQGGSSLLLEVDSKTLKRDQLHTVLSNVRNTLREKQIRTSSVRIVEDSVVALISDASQTEKALAALKTLITPIHSSFGTTEHNITISAQNEILRVTLTEAGIKDRVSNAIEQSLEIIRRRIDQVGVSEPAIQKVGNDRIMVQLPGLQDPKQLRDLLGTTAKMSFHLVPSNVDLNNPPIGVSILPGYTDETQHYAIYDQIALDGNVLKDARAGFDPQIPGRSIISFTLDSAGAKIFADITRQNINRPFAIVLDHKVLTAPTINSVIPNGQGQITGNFDPKEASTLAALLRAGSLPAPLTVIEERTVGPNLGADAIQMGLYTGIIGFILVAIFIFLLYRIWGLIANIALALHTILTFAALSLLGATLTLPGIAGIILGIGIAVDANILINERIREESRKGVSAFAALDRGFKQAFATIVDANVTAIIATVLLFWFGTGPVRGFAVTMLLGIIISMFTNITIVRIIMIWIVRKWKIKKLHIHSAFNILPQNTTFHFMKARFIGIGVSIILSIASVFLFFKPGLNFGIDFIGGSQMSITTKAPADLATLRSKLSTLNIGEISLQNIDNENTVLIRMQKQSGSEAQQTIAIDKVKTAVQNIYPDTTFDQIEVVGPKISGELATAAFTAVILAAIAMTLYIWLRFEWFFAIGAIVTLILDTTKMIGFFALFQFDFNLTAIAALLTIVGYSINDKVVVYDRMRENMRLYKKMPLRELIDLSINQVLVRCFFTSATTILAMLPMAIWGGSAVHNFALPMVFGIIVATSSSIFIAAPILLLLGNWWRERNNRVNTKAK; encoded by the coding sequence ATGCGTACACCTCGTTGGTTAACTACCCTTTATTGCTTTATCCTTTTAAGCAGCATTTATATTGCCTTACCCAATTTATTTTCACACGAACAAGTTAAAAATTCAAAATTCTTACCCGACACCCGTGTAGCCCTTGGTCTTGATCTTCAAGGAGGCTCTTCTCTCCTACTCGAGGTTGATAGCAAAACATTAAAACGCGATCAATTACACACCGTTTTAAGCAATGTGCGCAATACGTTGCGTGAAAAACAAATCCGTACCTCAAGTGTTCGTATCGTCGAAGATAGTGTTGTTGCCCTTATTTCTGATGCATCACAAACTGAAAAAGCTCTCGCAGCCTTAAAAACATTAATAACACCCATACACAGCAGTTTTGGGACGACAGAACATAACATCACAATTAGTGCTCAAAATGAAATACTCCGTGTCACGTTAACGGAAGCGGGGATAAAAGATCGTGTAAGCAACGCCATTGAACAAAGCTTAGAAATCATCCGTCGCCGTATCGATCAAGTTGGTGTTTCAGAACCAGCGATCCAAAAGGTTGGAAATGATCGTATTATGGTCCAATTGCCTGGCTTACAAGATCCAAAACAACTGCGAGATCTTTTAGGCACAACCGCTAAGATGAGTTTTCATCTTGTTCCCTCTAATGTGGACCTCAATAATCCCCCTATAGGTGTTTCCATTCTTCCTGGATATACTGATGAAACACAACATTATGCAATTTATGATCAAATTGCCTTAGATGGAAATGTCCTTAAAGACGCCCGCGCTGGTTTCGACCCGCAAATACCAGGACGTTCTATTATTTCATTTACGCTAGATTCTGCTGGTGCAAAAATATTTGCCGATATAACACGACAAAATATTAACCGTCCTTTTGCTATTGTTTTGGATCATAAGGTTTTAACCGCTCCTACCATCAATAGTGTTATTCCCAATGGGCAAGGTCAAATTACAGGAAACTTTGATCCCAAAGAAGCCTCAACTTTGGCTGCTCTGCTCCGCGCTGGTTCCCTCCCCGCTCCACTCACAGTCATTGAAGAGAGAACGGTAGGTCCAAATCTTGGTGCTGATGCTATCCAAATGGGACTTTACACCGGCATAATCGGTTTTATACTTGTTGCAATTTTTATTTTTCTTCTCTACCGAATTTGGGGGCTTATTGCCAATATAGCCCTAGCGCTCCATACGATTTTAACATTTGCAGCCCTTAGCCTCCTCGGTGCGACGCTGACCCTACCTGGTATTGCCGGTATTATCTTAGGCATCGGTATTGCCGTTGATGCGAATATTCTCATCAATGAACGTATCCGTGAAGAAAGTCGAAAAGGTGTGAGTGCTTTTGCAGCCCTAGATCGTGGTTTTAAACAGGCTTTTGCAACCATTGTTGATGCAAATGTTACGGCAATTATAGCAACTGTTTTACTCTTTTGGTTTGGTACCGGTCCCGTTCGTGGTTTTGCTGTAACTATGTTGCTTGGAATTATCATCTCCATGTTCACAAATATTACCATTGTACGCATCATCATGATTTGGATTGTTCGTAAATGGAAAATTAAAAAATTGCATATTCACTCTGCCTTCAACATTCTCCCCCAAAATACAACTTTCCACTTTATGAAAGCGCGATTCATTGGAATTGGTGTCTCAATTATTTTATCAATAGCTTCAGTTTTTCTCTTTTTTAAACCTGGTTTGAATTTTGGAATTGATTTTATTGGCGGCAGCCAAATGAGTATTACCACGAAAGCACCAGCAGACCTAGCAACCCTGCGTTCCAAGCTTTCTACCCTTAATATTGGGGAAATTAGCCTGCAAAATATCGATAATGAAAACACCGTACTCATTCGCATGCAGAAACAAAGTGGGAGCGAAGCGCAACAAACCATCGCCATTGATAAAGTCAAAACAGCTGTACAAAATATCTATCCTGATACCACATTTGATCAAATAGAAGTTGTTGGCCCCAAAATTTCAGGTGAACTTGCCACAGCTGCATTTACAGCTGTCATTCTTGCAGCTATTGCCATGACTCTCTATATATGGTTACGCTTCGAATGGTTCTTTGCTATTGGAGCCATTGTCACACTCATTCTAGATACCACAAAAATGATCGGCTTTTTTGCTTTATTTCAATTTGATTTTAATTTAACAGCCATCGCTGCACTCTTAACAATTGTTGGATACTCTATAAATGATAAAGTTGTTGTCTATGATAGGATGCGCGAGAATATGCGTCTTTATAAAAAAATGCCATTGCGCGAACTGATTGATCTGTCGATTAATCAAGTTCTTGTCCGTTGTTTTTTTACATCCGCCACAACAATTCTTGCTATGCTTCCTATGGCGATCTGGGGTGGAAGTGCTGTTCATAATTTTGCATTGCCCATGGTCTTTGGAATTATTGTTGCAACATCATCTTCTATCTTTATTGCTGCTCCTATTTTACTGCTGCTAGGAAATTGGTGGCGTGAACGAAATAATCGTGTAAATACGAAAGCGAAATGA
- the ybaL gene encoding YbaL family putative K(+) efflux transporter codes for MLHDTPLITTIVAGLCLAFLLGMIASRLRISPLVGYLLAGVIVGPNTGGFKIDSVIINQLAEIGIILLMFGVGLHFSLKDLLSVKAIAVPAAIAQMAFSTLLGLCLGLIMGWSLSGSLIFGLALSIASTVILLRALQERHLIETEKGRIAVGWLIIEDLAMVLILVLIPSLASTLNSTNKETLDPLVQWLDLSIWGVFGLTILKVIIFIALMLVIGRRVIPWLLKMSAHSGSRELFRLSVFAIALGVAFGAAHLFGVSLSLGAFFAGMVMSESELSHRAAEESLPLRDAFSVLFFVSVGMLFDPEKLLTHFFPLLATLFIIVIGKSAVAFFIVKAFRYSNATALTIAASLAQIGEFSFILAGLSLSLGLLNNDAHDLILGGAIFSILLNPLVFIACNKIKKRLEKISASSQNTQTIIDIDTQDPDQDFLPMTLKNNHIVIIGYSRIGQCIALSLINRDHPIVIVEESKRLADKAIADGFEVICGNIIQQEIMNAANINHAHKVVITMRSTIEVGECIVNIRDMQKDIQIITHALSDTETAYLIDLGADVVVTDDEEIANGIIEHITGQRSVKNMHNHENL; via the coding sequence ATGCTCCACGACACACCACTTATCACAACCATTGTTGCCGGTTTATGTTTAGCATTTCTTTTGGGAATGATTGCTAGCCGTTTGCGGATTTCACCCCTTGTGGGCTATTTGTTAGCTGGTGTTATTGTGGGCCCCAATACAGGCGGATTTAAAATAGATTCCGTTATTATCAATCAACTTGCTGAAATTGGTATTATTTTGCTCATGTTTGGTGTTGGGCTCCATTTTTCCTTAAAAGACCTTTTATCTGTCAAAGCGATTGCTGTCCCGGCTGCTATTGCGCAAATGGCATTTTCTACTCTTCTAGGCTTATGCCTTGGTCTTATTATGGGATGGAGCCTTAGCGGAAGTTTGATCTTCGGACTTGCTTTATCCATAGCAAGTACTGTTATCCTGTTACGTGCTTTGCAAGAACGTCATCTTATTGAAACGGAAAAAGGCCGCATTGCTGTTGGATGGCTGATTATTGAAGATTTAGCAATGGTCCTTATACTTGTCCTCATCCCATCCTTGGCAAGCACCCTTAACAGTACAAACAAAGAAACATTGGACCCTCTCGTGCAATGGTTGGATTTAAGTATTTGGGGTGTTTTTGGTCTCACCATCTTGAAAGTAATTATATTTATCGCACTAATGCTGGTCATTGGGCGACGCGTTATCCCATGGCTCTTAAAAATGAGCGCACACTCGGGATCACGTGAATTATTCCGTCTTAGTGTCTTTGCTATCGCCTTAGGCGTAGCTTTCGGAGCCGCTCATTTATTTGGTGTTTCTCTTTCTCTTGGTGCTTTTTTTGCCGGTATGGTCATGAGCGAATCTGAATTAAGTCATCGTGCCGCTGAAGAATCCTTACCCCTGCGTGATGCTTTTTCTGTTCTCTTTTTTGTTTCTGTAGGCATGTTATTTGACCCAGAAAAACTCTTGACTCATTTTTTTCCTCTCTTAGCAACCTTATTCATTATCGTCATTGGAAAATCTGCTGTTGCTTTTTTCATCGTTAAAGCTTTTCGCTATTCGAATGCAACGGCTTTGACGATTGCTGCAAGTCTTGCCCAAATCGGAGAATTTTCCTTTATCCTTGCGGGTTTAAGTCTAAGCTTAGGACTTTTAAACAATGACGCCCATGATTTAATTCTTGGAGGAGCAATTTTTTCTATTTTGCTCAATCCTCTTGTTTTCATTGCCTGTAATAAAATTAAAAAGCGTCTAGAAAAAATTTCTGCCTCTTCACAAAATACCCAAACAATTATTGATATTGATACACAAGATCCTGACCAAGACTTTTTGCCAATGACCTTAAAAAACAACCATATCGTCATTATTGGCTATAGTCGAATTGGTCAATGTATTGCATTATCTTTAATAAATAGAGATCACCCCATAGTAATTGTGGAAGAATCAAAACGCCTCGCTGATAAAGCAATTGCCGATGGCTTTGAGGTTATTTGTGGCAATATTATTCAACAAGAAATCATGAACGCTGCCAATATAAATCATGCACATAAAGTTGTTATTACAATGCGAAGTACCATTGAAGTTGGAGAATGTATCGTGAATATACGTGATATGCAGAAGGATATCCAGATAATCACACATGCATTATCTGACACAGAAACAGCTTATCTCATTGATTTAGGGGCTGATGTTGTAGTAACGGATGATGAAGAAATTGCCAATGGCATTATAGAGCATATAACAGGACAAAGGTCTGTAAAGAATATGCATAATCATGAAAATTTATAG
- a CDS encoding lysylphosphatidylglycerol synthase transmembrane domain-containing protein, with protein sequence MKIKQFIWPLIGILAMLISIRILYIKLSAISFGDVLERLSNLNTQHWLLACLCSLLAYAALAGYDRIALQHLGHKISWIFIAICSFTTYALSHNIGASVFSGAVVRYRAYKMKGLNGTEIAILVGFCSFTFVIGTILLLGIVLVLQPEIITLIHEELPEWLGTTVGAILLSCIALYTFGSWLQLKPLRLGKKIQLSYPRLKIVIQQLLISPLELLGAAGIIYAVLPYNADIHFISVLGVFLASFTITLLSNAPAGGVGVLEALFITGMPSINPTDVIAALIVFRILYLIIPLIISLFVVAIFEAQQYWKRAPKTPPK encoded by the coding sequence GTGAAAATAAAGCAATTTATATGGCCCTTAATTGGTATCTTAGCAATGCTGATATCTATTCGGATTCTTTATATAAAGCTCTCTGCCATTTCGTTCGGAGATGTATTGGAACGTTTGAGCAATTTAAATACACAGCACTGGTTATTAGCCTGTTTATGTTCTCTGCTTGCTTATGCTGCTCTTGCTGGTTATGATCGCATCGCCTTACAACATCTAGGCCATAAAATTTCTTGGATTTTTATTGCGATCTGTTCATTCACAACTTACGCTCTTTCACATAATATCGGTGCTTCAGTTTTTTCTGGTGCCGTCGTGCGTTATCGCGCTTATAAAATGAAAGGATTAAATGGAACAGAAATCGCCATATTAGTAGGTTTTTGTTCTTTTACTTTTGTCATTGGTACAATCTTACTGTTAGGGATCGTTTTGGTTTTGCAACCCGAAATTATTACCCTCATTCATGAAGAGCTTCCCGAATGGCTAGGAACGACAGTTGGAGCAATTTTACTCAGTTGCATAGCACTTTATACGTTTGGGAGTTGGCTGCAATTGAAGCCCTTACGCTTGGGCAAGAAAATTCAGCTTTCCTATCCACGACTAAAAATTGTTATTCAACAGCTCCTCATTAGCCCTCTAGAGCTTTTAGGAGCAGCAGGAATTATATATGCTGTTCTCCCCTACAATGCAGATATTCATTTTATTTCTGTTCTTGGTGTTTTCCTTGCATCTTTTACGATAACGCTTCTCTCCAATGCACCAGCAGGAGGTGTAGGCGTTCTTGAAGCGCTCTTCATAACAGGTATGCCGAGTATAAATCCAACCGATGTTATCGCGGCACTTATTGTCTTTAGAATACTCTATTTGATCATACCACTCATCATTTCGTTATTTGTGGTTGCCATTTTTGAAGCACAACAATATTGGAAAAGAGCCCCCAAAACACCTCCTAAATAA
- a CDS encoding TerC family protein gives MMEWITDPHAWFGLVTLVFLEIVLGIDNLIFIAILAEKLPLHLRDRARLIGLTLALIMRLFLLTVIGWVMRLDTIILSLSSFVFSWHSFILIGGGAFLLAKGTLELHERLEGVSHERKTGVAYAVFWQVIIQVVVLDAVFSLDSIITATGMIAKEQATVMYIAVIAAMGVMMYGSGPLMRFINRHPTIVILCLGFLMMIGFTLVVEGFGFHIPKGYLYAAIGFSVLIEAFNQIGRRNREKMITTNDLRSRTADAVLRLLGGGSKDSHLAETVDVIAEQAAASELFRPEEKEMIRGVLDLADRPVRSIMSPRNEIEWLDLNANENEMREELQKVKHSRLILAREKVDEFVGVALTKDLLLNLAEGKKINWKKAMREPLVVHENTSVLRLMEQLRHSSIQLAIIVDEHGSFEGIATPTDILEAIAGDFPDDDEELMIAEQLENGSLLVEGYADIRRLSSYLGRNLVDEADRYTTLAGFMLWQFGHLPNEGESFETDGLRFKVIEMERRNISKILISPLALPEKS, from the coding sequence ATGATGGAATGGATCACTGATCCCCATGCGTGGTTTGGTTTGGTCACGTTGGTTTTTCTCGAAATTGTTTTAGGAATAGATAACCTTATCTTTATTGCAATTTTAGCTGAAAAATTGCCATTGCATTTGCGTGACCGAGCACGCTTGATAGGTCTTACTTTAGCATTAATCATGCGGCTTTTCCTTCTTACAGTTATTGGATGGGTTATGAGACTCGATACGATCATTCTTTCACTTTCATCCTTTGTCTTTAGTTGGCATAGCTTTATTTTAATTGGGGGTGGAGCCTTTTTGCTGGCAAAAGGAACATTAGAATTACATGAAAGGTTAGAAGGAGTATCACATGAAAGGAAAACAGGCGTTGCTTATGCTGTTTTTTGGCAAGTAATTATTCAAGTCGTGGTGCTAGATGCTGTTTTTTCACTCGATAGTATTATTACCGCAACAGGTATGATCGCAAAAGAGCAAGCAACAGTTATGTATATCGCAGTCATTGCCGCTATGGGAGTCATGATGTACGGCTCTGGCCCTCTTATGCGTTTTATTAATCGTCATCCCACTATTGTCATTCTTTGTCTTGGATTTTTGATGATGATTGGTTTCACGCTCGTCGTTGAAGGATTTGGTTTTCATATTCCCAAAGGGTATTTATATGCTGCTATTGGTTTTTCTGTTCTCATCGAAGCTTTTAATCAAATTGGACGTCGTAACCGTGAAAAGATGATTACAACGAATGATCTACGCAGTAGAACAGCTGATGCTGTTTTAAGGCTCTTAGGAGGGGGAAGTAAAGATAGTCATCTTGCTGAAACTGTAGATGTCATTGCGGAACAAGCCGCAGCTTCTGAGTTATTTAGACCAGAAGAAAAAGAGATGATTCGTGGTGTTCTCGATTTAGCAGATCGTCCTGTTCGCTCTATCATGTCGCCGCGCAATGAGATTGAGTGGTTAGATTTAAATGCTAATGAAAATGAAATGCGTGAAGAATTACAAAAGGTTAAGCATAGCCGCTTAATTCTTGCGCGTGAAAAAGTGGATGAATTTGTTGGCGTTGCGTTGACAAAAGATCTTCTTTTGAATTTGGCTGAGGGTAAAAAGATTAATTGGAAAAAAGCGATGCGAGAACCGCTTGTTGTTCATGAAAACACAAGTGTTTTACGATTGATGGAACAATTACGTCATTCTTCGATTCAGCTTGCAATTATTGTTGATGAGCATGGCTCTTTTGAAGGAATTGCAACACCAACTGATATTCTTGAAGCTATTGCAGGAGATTTTCCTGATGACGATGAAGAGCTCATGATCGCAGAACAACTTGAAAATGGCAGCCTTCTTGTAGAGGGATACGCTGATATCCGCCGTTTAAGTAGTTATCTTGGACGAAATCTTGTTGATGAAGCAGACCGTTATACGACTCTGGCAGGCTTTATGCTTTGGCAATTTGGTCATTTGCCGAATGAAGGAGAAAGTTTTGAAACGGACGGTTTACGCTTTAAAGTGATTGAAATGGAACGCCGAAACATATCTAAAATCCTTATTTCTCCACTTGCGTTACCAGAAAAAAGCTAA
- a CDS encoding fumarylacetoacetate hydrolase family protein has translation MINNIYCVGLNYVEHVRELGNVVEDEPVIFSKPNSSLILGNQIDLPNFSKEIHFETKIVLKISKDTFMVNEREAKECYDAVAIGLDLTARDLQTKLKEKKLPWLLSKGFKGAAYVSDFINKEKIKDPITFEMKLNGATRQLGNTRDMIFSFGKIISFLSHYIQLRRDDIIYTGTPQGVGKLSKFDKIELYLEDQLISELKVK, from the coding sequence ATGATTAATAATATTTACTGTGTGGGACTCAATTATGTTGAACATGTTCGTGAACTAGGCAATGTTGTTGAAGATGAACCTGTTATATTTAGCAAACCGAATAGTTCACTCATCTTAGGAAATCAAATTGATCTTCCTAATTTTTCCAAAGAAATACATTTTGAAACTAAAATTGTGCTTAAAATCTCAAAGGATACCTTTATGGTCAATGAAAGGGAAGCTAAAGAATGTTATGATGCCGTAGCAATAGGTCTTGATCTAACAGCGAGAGATTTGCAAACGAAATTAAAAGAAAAAAAACTTCCTTGGCTTTTGTCTAAAGGTTTTAAAGGAGCCGCATATGTCTCTGACTTCATAAACAAGGAAAAAATCAAGGACCCAATAACTTTCGAAATGAAGTTGAATGGTGCAACAAGACAACTTGGCAATACGAGAGATATGATTTTCAGCTTTGGAAAAATAATATCATTTTTAAGTCACTACATTCAGCTAAGGCGTGATGATATCATATACACAGGCACTCCACAAGGCGTAGGAAAACTCTCTAAATTTGACAAAATAGAACTCTATCTTGAAGATCAATTAATCTCAGAGCTAAAAGTAAAATAA